Within the Zea mays cultivar B73 chromosome 10, Zm-B73-REFERENCE-NAM-5.0, whole genome shotgun sequence genome, the region CAGCTCCAGCCTCCAGCCGAGCAAAACTTGCTCCACAGCCAGACTCCTCAGGTACACCCGCCCGCCAGGAGCTTTCGCTAGTGGTGCAGGCTGCACGCATGCCGTCGTGGGTTTAAGCACATATTTCTAGGACATTGTTTATTTTGTTTTTTCATCATATATCTTAGTTGAAGTGTTCAATCACTAAACTGTTTGTTTTCATATTTATATTTTTGATGTTTTTACGAACATAACTAGACCACACTTGCTATATAAATTTTAaagatttatttatatatttactcGATCTGTATTTAAATGTGGGCTGGTCGGCTGGGCAGGGCGTAGCGTATGGCtggttattttagggttttgttttTTTGCTAGTCTGCTAGTTGTCTTGTCGTATTGCCTTGTTGGACTAGGACCTGGGGTCTAGTGCGCTGTCATGCTGGGTTTGGTGGCTGGTTCGGCCTCAACTCAGTCATACAAACAGGACAGGTGTACACGTACCCAGTGGGTGGAGATTTTGTCTCATATCCATACCCATGGGGATAATTTTTGTCACATACCTGTACCTAGCGGGTATCGGGTCCTCATTGATATCACTAACTCGAATCGATATGTCATGTAACCAATGGCATGGTGGGTAATTTTTGTGTAACTTTACGAGGAGTTATAAAAACAGTGTTTTTAAGCACCGTTTTGAGAAGCTTTAAAAATTTAATGAAACTGACATATAGTTTTAGTTTTTTTTGAAGCTATAGAGCTCGTGAAGCTAGACCTTTAATACAAGAAACTAAAATAAATTTGAAATTCTTGAGATGAAGCTCTTCCAGACAGAGTTTGCTATTACTCGTGCTGCATTCAAATATGCCCTTAGTAACAGAATGGACGATAGATTCTATAGCTAACGTGACACGAGTGGGCGGTACATAGAGGCCCTACCATTCGAACCAGCCTAACGACGTAGTGGGCTTCCATCGCGACAAAAGGCGAGGGAGCCCCCACAGCGTGGGTACACGATAATTGCATGCCTACTTGGTATGGTGCTATAGGTGCAGCCTGACACGTGACAACGATTCCAATGTAGCAATTGTATCTCTCTCGAGAGTAAAGACTAAAGAGCCAGCCAATGGTGACGCATTTCGACCGGTCTGGGCGGAGCGGAAGCTAGCAAGCAATCGAGAGAAAGGTTAATAATATAGCTAATAATAGTACTATATTTTATGAGGTTGCCCTCTTATATATAGCCAACTAAAAAATCTGTTTATATAATAATTCTAAAATTACATAAGTTGTATATTAAATAATGCGTTCATCTCTTTCTCACATAAACTGTATTGGACTCGGTAAGTAGTTTGCctttagagcaactccaagagattAGGTATATGGTTTTGTAAAGGTAAATTTAGCTAATATTAAAAGAAAATTATATCCAATAGACTCTGTAAACGACTCTTTAAATTTAGTGGCTCTCTATTTCTCTATCTTTGCTCTCCAATTTTAGATAGCCTGTTTCACTCTCTATTCAGTCCGTAGTTTTACCGAGTCTGTTGGATTAGCCTACACTTTTTCTCTAAAATCTATTTTAGAGAGTAGCTAAATCAGTAAATTTGGCTAGTCTTTTTAGCTAAttttttggagttgctcttagctgAGTACTAGTGAGCATCCTGCTTTTACTCTCTATATTTCTCTTTCTCCGACGTGACATTTCTCACAGCATGCTTAGGGGGGCATTTGGATActctgactaaagtttagtctatgTCAAATCGAGTGTTTGAATATCAATTACGAGTATTAAATATATATTTGATTAGATTTAATAAATTTATCTCACTGTTTAGTCTTAATATGTATAATTGGTTttataattaaactatatttaatattCGTATTGTCATTTAAACCTTCTATGTAATAGGACTAAACATTTGGTGGAATCAAACACCACCTTACATCACCTTATGATGTGGGTGTTTGTTTCAGATTCtgggcggcttctggccgccagaagCTGAAGCTGTATCCAAACGGCCAGCTTCTGAGGCGGCTTTTCGTCGTAGCGCTTCGGATAGAAGCCGACCGCACACAGTCCGCACGAAGCCGCCCTCACTTCGCTTCTAACGGAAGCCCCCGCCCCCTTCGTCGCTAGGGTTTAGGCGACGAAacgcgcctccgccgccgccaacGAACCCGCCGCCGCTGCGCACCCAACGGACCGCCGCCAGGTCGATCTCCTACCCGCTACAGGTACGACCCACTCCTCGGCGACCTCTTCCTTTCGTGTCCGTTGGTTTTCCTCCCCATTGCGGCGTCTCAATCCCGTCTTCGCTAGGGTTCGTGCACCCTCAGCCGAGCCGGAGAGTCGTCGAGAAGGAACCTTCTTCCCCCGTCGTCCGAGGTACGTGAGCTCTTTCCTCCATCCGGGCCTCTCATTCTGCACCTTCGCCGCGGTGGGAGAGTTGACCGTTAACTGTCCGTAGCGTTGGCTCACTCACACCGGCGACGTCGCTCCGTCTTCCTCTGCTTCCCCCGTCGCGTCGGCATCTTCCGAGGTATGCTGCTGCTCGCCTCGATCCGGAGGCAGTTAGTAGTTGAGTTCATGTAAACGCTACGGAATACGTACTAAATCAATTTACCTTCAATGTCGCCTTCAGATATCCGTACCAATTCCGTGTCTGCCTATTCGCTTCCAAGATCAACAGCAGCCAAGGTAATTGCATACACAATTTGTTAGAGTCCCCATGGGTTAACAAATTATGTGTTTACGGTTTACAGGGATTACCATCGTTCTATTGTATAACACAATTCTTTCTCCAGTCATGAATTGTTAGTTTGTTTGTTCACAACAAATTTGTTAATAGTACGTGTTCATACATGTTTTTATTAGTACCTCTATGGTACCTTCAACCAAATGTTGTCCATGTTAGAACGCAATTCATGTCAATACATGCAAGTTAGTATGGCCTTGTTAGTGAACTAACAACCtaaatccacatcagatggattcagcagactccatagccgacaaggcaattggaaggatgcaagaGATTGCGGACAAGATATTTTCCGTAGCTCGGGAAACAATCCGTCCCGGACGCGGGTTGACCTCTTTTGAGGCTACCAAACTTCGTGTAGCATTGGAGGACATTGCTTGCATGCTTGAGCAAGACTCTCTGGTGTTGCAAGAGAACCTGGACATCGTGAACAACGTAAACAACCCGGGTGACAGCAACTACGAACCGTCAGccttgtcctcaccacccccAGCTGACGAGTACCTAAGTCCAGATTGGGACTTTGCTGATCACTTTGCAAACTTCTGGGGTCTTGAATATGACTCGGACCAAATGCCATCGTTTAGTGATAATGAAGTTTAAGTTAGACCTTGTTAGAGTAAAGTTGTTCTAGGTCATCAAGTTTAAGTTAGAACTTGTTAGAGGCAGGTGTTAGGGTCACAGGGAAAGATCAGCCTTTTGGTTCCTGCGCAGTTGTGAATTGTTCCCTATTCTTTTGTGGTCAGTCTATATATGTAATTATGGCCAACGAATGTGACTCCTTAAGGTACTACTTTATGTTATTATTCCATGTTGATTTTGTTGTCGTAGTAACTGCAGTTCAATACATATTTTGAATCGTCTACACTTGTTTTGCACTAGATGGACAAGTCTGGCAAGGTCATTGCTAAGTGGGATAGTAGAGCAACAAAAATTTACACAGAAATATGTGTAGAAGAGGTGAATGCACGGAACAGGCCACAACAATTCCTAAACGCCAAAGGGTATGCTAACCTGATAAGAAAGTTTAAGGAACGCACTGGTCGCACGTACACAAGggatcaaatgaagaataggtgggactcgttgaagagaatgttcacccagtggaaaactctaaatgaaagggctacaggtcttggtcgagaccctcatactggttcaatcagtgcgccagatgagtggtgggccaagcaaaatgaagtaagtAGATCTTTTTTTTGTTTCGTAGACTAACATTAGTATTTGGCCATCTCAAACTAGGAACTACCATGTTGGTGCAGGCAATGCCAGGTTGTATTATGTTCAAAACAGCCCCCCTAGAGAATGAGGACGAGCTAAAGGTTATGTTTGGACCCATTGTCTACACAAATGAAAGAACCCTGGTTCCTGGAGTTGAGGATGCTAATTCATCATCTGATGATCATTTGGAAGCCACTTTAGGTGGGGGTGAAAACAGCACACCTGACCCCTGCACAAATGCTACTGGGAAGCGTAAGATGCGACATGATTCTCCGaaaccaaagaagaaaaaagatTCGAGGGAAGAGTACATGAAAAGACTAGTGGAGGCTTTTGAGTCGCGTTCAATGACCACTAACAAGTCCATTACCTCTACTGACAATGACCCTGTTCGACTTGAGATTAAAAACCAGCTGCAACAAGTTATGGATGATGGATCACCAGAAGGAAGCCAACTACATTTGTTTGCCACTCATCTATTGACTGAGAAAAAGTATAGAGATATTTTTGCAAACTTGCAGACAAAAGAAGGAAGGATCGCTTGGCTTTGCAATGCTTACGAGATAGATCTTAAAAAGTGCACTTAGCTGGTGGTGGTCCGACAAAAGAGGCTTATTCAGTAGTACCGTTATTTGTGTCTGTTCTATGAGTCTTGTCGTTTGATTGTAGTGAGTAATAAACTTGTCGTGCGCATCAGTTTACCTTTCAAACAGTTTTCCAGAAATTCGAGTTGACCTTGTATTTGAATAATCTGAGTTCTCTGCGTGTTAACAATGTGAACGTTCTGTCTCATTTGAATACTGAATATATGTGGCTTGTAAACTGTGGTTGTACATTGATATGTCAAGTGTTGTTACATGTGAATATGTCTCTGTTTTTTTATGTGCATGCAGATGTCTGACCCTGCTGCACACACATTTGATAATGAAATGGATGACACAGATGCAGAATTGATGGTTGCTATGTGTGTTGTAGATGTGTGGGGCAGGAATATCAGTCAGGTTCCTAGAAGAACATTGGTTGAAACTGGTTTGCAATGGGTGGAGAGAACGTTGGACAATAGTAACGACTGCTTCGATATGTTTCGCATGCGACGAACTGTGTTTAGACGATTGCATGACACATTGGTGGACAATTATGGTCTGATTCCAAGCCGGGGTGTCAGTACTATGGAAGGACTTGGCATTTTTTTGTGGGCGTGTGGTGGTCCACAATCCTTTAGGCAAATACGAAATAAGTTTGGTCACTCATTGGAAACAATTAGTCGCAAGTTTAGTGAAGTCCTTGATGCACTGTTTAAGATGTCATCTGACATCATTAAGCCCATGGACCCATATTTCACCGAGATTCATCCGCGTTTGCGAGAGGCGAGATTTTGGCCACACTTCAAGGACTGCATAGGAGCAATTGATGGTTGTCACTTTCCAGCGGCAGTCCCGGCCTCAGAGCAATCCAAATATATTGGACGGCACGGTTACACTTCGCAGAATGTAATGGCCGTTtgtgacttcgatatgaggttcACATTTGTTGTCACGGGATGGCCTGGATCCGTACATGACACTAGAGTACTACAAGATACTTTGATAACTTATGCGGACAGGTTCCCCCACCCACCAGAAGGTATACAATTATATATCTTGTTTTTATGACATATGCTATTAATTACTTGGTTACGTATTGAACTTATGTATTTCATGTTTGtgcaggtaaatactatcttgtcGATTCAGGTTATCCAAATAGAAATGGCTACCTTGCACCTTATAAGGGTCAGAAGTACCACATTTCCGAATGGCAAAATGCGAGGCAACCAATTGGTAGCAAAGAAGTTTTTAATTATGCACACTCTTCGCTACGCAATGTTATAGAGCGATCGTTTGGGGTGCTTAAAATGAAGTGGAGAGTTCTATTAAGTCTCCCTTCTTTTTCGCTTACCAAACAATCGAAGATAATTATTGCTTGTATGACTTTGCATAACTTCATTAGAGACAGTGCTCTACACGATAGAGACTTTGATGAAGTAGGACCTAGTAGCAGCAGTCATGATGTACCTTTAGGTGAGAGTAGTAGTACcacatctgatgagttagacatgagtgcTTTTCGAGATGCAATTGCTAATGCTTTAGTGGCGTAGTTAAGTATGACAATGTAACTGgacttatgatgtaatcaactgctCTAATTATTCTCTAATGACCTTTTCATCGTTATGGGTTTCATTTTATCGATTCTTCGAACAGAATCTGCAATttcagaatctgagtatccaaacacgtagattctcacgaacagcttttctgcacagctggcgaaccaaacacctaaattctaaccaccagcttttcctaacagccagcttttccccacagccagcttttcagataagctggtcagaaaaaagccgaaccaaacacgccCGATACTTGCTATGATGCAATGGGGGTGACCAGCGACGCCAATGGAGAAGAGTCACTTGAGAAACGACCCCTAAACTGTCTTGAAACTTCATCACGGTTCAAGATTTCGACGACGTACAACATGGGAGATATTAACTACAACTTACTCACTGTGCCAGTCTTGTAGTATACTAGCATAGATCGCGCGCCATTGCTTGTCCAACATGAGAGGATAACTGGCATCCGTTGGTCGCCGATCGAACGGAGGGGATAAAAAAGTTGATGTGGATACTTTCTTTGTACAACTTACTCTGACAATATATACTTGTAATTGTCATTTAAACCTTCGATACGATAGAACTAAATTTTTGGTGGAACCAAACACCACCTTACATCACCTTATTACATTGTTCCTCGATCAATCATCAATCTATTGATACCCTAGTCTATGTATAATTATATATACACCTAAAAAGTTACACTATAGGTGGCAGCGTGATAAGTGACGATGATTCGAGTGTAGTACCTGTACCTctcctaagggggtgtttggttgctcctgttaaagtttagcccgggtcacatcaagcgtttacttttaaataggagtatgaaatatagacccaaccaactggactagattcgtctcgtcttttaatcttcggctgagaaattagttttataatccgactacatttaataccccgaacagaggttcaaacattcgatgtgataggTACTAAATTTTAGCCGggggcaaaccaaacaccccctgagATAAGAGACTGATTAGACCCAGCCAAAAGTGCTTCCGACCGGCTGGTCTGGGCGGACCGAAAGCTGCATTGATGTGAGAACTTTTTTTTATAGCTAAAAAACATTCTAAAAAGAGTTGTCCTGTTCCGCTAGCTTGCTATGCAGGCATTTGGCTGTTTCTATTTCACTGTAGCAAGAGAGTTTTGCGTGTATATTAGCCACAGCGCCACACTGGCAGCAGCATCGGATGGGAGCCATTCCAGCCGAACAGAGTAAATCCTAAGCTACATTTTTAGCTATTTTACGGACATGTTAGTGGATACTCTAATATTAATCTCAATATCTATGTGTTGAGGTGCATTGGGTGTAAATTAATTTAAATTACATCCCAATCCAGCTCAATACATGTGAATTGAGCTCAACACTAGATTATCCAAATTAGGCCTTAGAGTTTCAGATATGACGAAAATAAATTCAACTGTGACTTTTATAGAAGAGCAGATTATCTGATAAAGCTCAAGTTATTTTAAAAACATCCTGTAAAACAACTTTGTTTGTACGTCGAAAATAGTGAACTGTCTATAGCATCCAGTTTTTTcctcttttttctctttttttttcttattACCTCTCTCTTATCCTTGTGAAAGTGTGGATGCAATTGTGGAACACAATATAAATGTAGATGAACAAAAATGTGTGAGGGTTCCATAGATCTATGTTAATGTATTTAATATTTATACATGGGAAAGAGACGTCAAGAATGTGAGCACGTCTGCACGTGCATGGAACCGTCTGAGACACcagttcatgaagaggaaccgtaCACAGGTGGTTTAGGATGAGATAATCCTTGTACAAATATTTGTAGCACTTCGTCTCGATTAAACCCATCATTTTAGATCAATTAATAGTATCAATCCTCCAGAAAGTCCTCGTGGATAAAAATGAAGAGAAATATTGATATCTATGCTATTAAAAACTTCTCTAAACTCGCGATAGAAAAATAAGAAGAAAGTGGTACAATTAACATATAATTATTATTGCCTTTATTGTAAACATGCTCATAGATAGTTTAGAAAAGAGTATATGTCATTTATATCTCCCTAAAAACCTTGATGGGTAAATTTGAAAAATATGGCATAATATTGTGGTAATATTATTTCATTAAAAACTATATGAGAAAACTCATACAAAAAAATAGTATAATGTCTTGCTTTAGACAGGCTAACATCTAGGTGATTTCTCTCCCTGAATCTTGCACATATCGAAGTTGTTGTATACCAATTCCTTAAACATATTTCGGGAACAAGAAATCTAGTAAGGACTTAGTGAACAAATCGTATGATTTAGTTTGCGAGATGTTTATTTAATCCATTTGTTTGCCGAAATACGCTTGGTTATGTTGCTCTTGATGTAGCATATGTATAACTGAAGGACGGTGAGGCGACCATAGGGAGGTGAATGAGAGTCAATCAAATTTTGCTGCTAAAAATTGAAATTGAGCACTTCACTTCATTAAAATGAAGAAAGCCCTCAAACCAAAATCATATCAGCAAACCAGTGATTTCATAATTTTAAAATATTCCTAATACTCAGACGAGACCAGCAAATTGAATGGATCGTAAATCGGACACCAAAAAGTTCGAATTGGTCCAAAACCGTGTCACCGGCTAGTGTTGATTTCAGTAGCACGAAATTCATTTCTCTGATGCGAAACTGAACCAAACGAACTCCGATTgacatgaaattttacacacaccTTAACAAAAGTGTTTGCAAGGTCTTCTCAAATTTTGAGCTCAATCAGATTTGTAAATCAATCACAAATTTCAAAATACTGTCAGAATTGGGGTTTTATTGGGGTTTTCTAGAACGAGTTTAAACTGAGTTCTTCTCAAATCACAACCAAAATCTGGAACAACATGGTGTATGCAGTGATCCGAGAAGTTTAACTCACCATCAAACAATCCCCAAACCAAATTCTCACACAAGAACTCGATGGTTCTTCACAAGATCATAAAAAGAGAAGAGGGAAGAACACTGAGATTGAGAGTCAACCAAAGCCATGGGCGGAACTGACCACCCTTCCTTGGATTAATCTATGAAGATTACAAGACAGACACAAAGGTTCAAAGCGTTGTGGATCTCTGGTTACAAAACTGGAGTACTGAGTAGAAAACAACTAGTCCTAAAACTCTAAGCAAATGAGATGGTTGAAACAACTAGccatacccttctatttatatatGGTTTTTACTACTTTCTAAACAACCCCTAgatacatagagcctatccacttaGCCGGAGCGAAATGAACCAACTCCTGAGATTTTTATCTAGCAGCCACGCGTTCCACACGAAGTTGTTTTGCCTTGACGCACCCTTCGCGATGATGCCACGTGCCACCTTCCGATTCTCGCCGGAACCACCACCACCGAGTTTTGAGACCAAACCCGGTCAAAAACCTGTCGTTCGTAGCGTTaggtggttttgaggctcaaccactGAAACTACCGTGAGTATCACAGTGCGTGCGCGTCCACCACGTCATGGATACATGTCCCGCCAGTCCTCGATCGCACCGGCAACACGGTCTGCTCCACCATGTCCTCGCGCGAGTGCATGTCCTAAGTGTCAGCCACCACAGCTGGTCACCTGGCGACTTCGATCCCTCAGTCAAGTCCCAACGCTCGTCCTTCATCGCTCTCGGTCCATCGGCACGAACCCGCATGACCTTCGCCGTTGACCGTCGtccctgtgctccacacctgcacatcACAAGCCGACTGACATGGTTGCAGATACATAATCTCACATTCTGGTCAGTCCACTGACTACCCTAGAGTGTtacccgttgacaatcactcatcatcaacctgaACCATAAGTGACAAGACAATCTTGTGTTTGCAATAACACAAGTAGAATTATCTTTAAAGATAATTGTTGATGAATTAATAGCACCAATACCACGTGACTATTGTATGTAGTCTATCATTCTACAAAGTGAAACACATTCACGCGAGGCGTCATGTAGCGCAATTATCTCAGAATGAGTTGTTAAGGTTTCCACCTTAAGTCTATTTTGAAGACTTCCATGAAATGGTTGTTCCACTGTGTAAGAGCACCAAACTTCCATAGAATCTACCATTATGAGGATTAGATAAATAGCCAACATCAATCTATCCAATCATATTAGAATATGGATTTCTTTAGAAAAATAATCCAAGATCTCTTGTACAATTAACTAAGGATAAATTTCGATGATTTTTGGTAGGAGCAGTGCTATGTCGAACTAGCAAGTTTACTGCAAATGCAATGTCAGGCCTAATGTAATTTGCAAGATACATAATCACTCCAATGGCACTGAGATAATGATAATGAGCTCTTAGATTCTCTTCCCTATCATCATGTGGTCTACATTGATTAGTCTCCGTTTCTAAAGATTAAACCGCCATATGAGTTTTGGATGGATGTGGTTTGTCCCTATTGTGGGAGGTAAGTGACTAAAGACTTATTTTCCAAATCAGTTTAGATAAAACGGTTAAAGGTGGGATCACGTCTAACATTTTCCCGTGTGAGCTGGGGTTAGTTTACGTTTTTCCCGTGTGAGCTGGGGTTAGGTTATGTTGGTTTGGTGTGGCGGAGATACATTGTCACGGTGACCGAACTAACCACCCTCCCCGTCCCGGACCTCCCGAGTCCCGAATCCATGAACCTGCGCCCACGCATCCCCACCGCGCCACCAACCCCTTGCACTCCAAACGCAGGCGCCCCCTATATATCGGTCGCCACCTGCCCTTGGCCTCCTCAGCTTCTCGCTCTGAAGCTTCAAACTACCCCAGTTATCCGGCGCGGTTCCTTGCTTGTGTCGAGCAGAGATCACAAAACCAAGAAACAGCTGAGGCGCCGCGCGCGGAGGTAGCTGCCTGAACTAATCGGTGTCGCAATGGCTGCAACGAGTATGATCAGGGCGCCGATTGGGCCGAACCCGAGGCTCGCGTGCTACGCCCCGGCGAGGGGCGGCGGCGTGGTCAGGTGCTCGTTGCAGGGCGCGGTCGTCGGCGGCCGGGCGGAGTGGCAGAGCAGCTGCGCCATGCTGTCCAGCAAGGTGGCTGCGCTCGGGACGCACTCCATCAACGGCCACgtcgcgccggcgccggcgccggcgccagcGGTGCTGGATTTGGTCCCCGTGAGTAGTATGAATGGCGCCGTGGCTAAGAACCTGCCGCAGCCGCTTCGCATCGCGGACCTGTCCCCTGCGCCGATGCACGGGTCGGAGCTACGCGTGGCTTACCAGGGCGTGCCCGGCGCGTACAGCGAGAAGGCGGCCGGGAAGGCGTACCCGGGCTGCGACGCCATCCCCTGCGACCAGTTCGAGGTGGCGTTCCAGGCCGTGGAGCTGTGGATTGCCGACCGCGCCGTGCTCCCCGTGGAGAACTCGCTGGGCGGCAGCATCCACCGCAACTACGACCTGCTGCTCCGGCACCGGCTCCACATCGTCGGGGAGGTGCAGCTCCCCGTGCACCACTGCCTGCTGGCGCTGCCCGGGGTGCGCAAGGAGTGCCTGACCCGCGTGATCAGCCACCCGCAGGCGCTGGCGCAGTGCGAGCACACGCTGACAGGCATGGGCCTGAACGTGGTCCGCGAGGCCTTCGACGACACGGCCGGCGCCGCCGAGCACGTGGCCGCCAACGGCCTCCGCGACACGGCCGCCATCGCCTCCTCCCGCGCCGCCGAGCTGTACGGGATGGAGGTGCTGGCGGACGGCATCCAGGACGACTCCGGCAACGTGACCCGCTTCGTGACGCTGGCCCGGGAGCCCATCGTGCCGCGCACGGACCGCCCCTTCAAGACCAGCATCGTGTTCGCGCACGACAGGGAGGGCACCTCCGTGCTCTTCAAGGTGCTCTCCGCCTTCGCCTTCCGCGGCATCTCGCTGACCAAGATCGAGAGCAGGCCGCACCGCCGCAGGCCCATCCGCCTCGTCGACGACGGCAACATCGGCACCGCCAAGCACTTCGAGTACATGTTCTACGTCGACTTCCAGGCGTCCCTCGCCGAGCCCCGCGCGCAGAACGCGCTGGCCGAGGTCCAGGAGTACACGTCCTTCCTCCGGGTGCTCGGGAGCTACCCCATGGACATGACGCCCATGACCGCCGGCTCTTCCTCCACCGTTTCCTCGTCCGATCCCTCGTCGTCATGAATTGCCCTCCTGGATGCTGGAGCTCCGAGGAGAAGTCGCCGAGTAGAGACGTTGGGTTTCTGCTTATGTCGTCCTACTCGCCCGCCCCTCGCTGCGGCTGGAGTAATTAATTTTGAGTTTACTTTAATCTTTCGTGGTAATACGTGTAATTGTTCCGCGGTGAATATAATGTGAGATATATAGTACCAGTATGGCATTCATGTTCGTCTGAACACTTTCTACTACTGCTGGAAGTTGCTAGTACAAAAGAATTGCAGGTTAAATTAAAGGAGAAAACACCTGCTTTTCAACTACAAAGCCTGAAATTTTGACCGCGTCCAAAATCATAAATGGGTAGGTGGGGTGGGGATGGCCAATTGGATGCATCTAG harbors:
- the LOC100279620 gene encoding Arogenate dehydratase/prephenate dehydratase 6, chloroplastic-like produces the protein MAATSMIRAPIGPNPRLACYAPARGGGVVRCSLQGAVVGGRAEWQSSCAMLSSKVAALGTHSINGHVAPAPAPAPAVLDLVPVSSMNGAVAKNLPQPLRIADLSPAPMHGSELRVAYQGVPGAYSEKAAGKAYPGCDAIPCDQFEVAFQAVELWIADRAVLPVENSLGGSIHRNYDLLLRHRLHIVGEVQLPVHHCLLALPGVRKECLTRVISHPQALAQCEHTLTGMGLNVVREAFDDTAGAAEHVAANGLRDTAAIASSRAAELYGMEVLADGIQDDSGNVTRFVTLAREPIVPRTDRPFKTSIVFAHDREGTSVLFKVLSAFAFRGISLTKIESRPHRRRPIRLVDDGNIGTAKHFEYMFYVDFQASLAEPRAQNALAEVQEYTSFLRVLGSYPMDMTPMTAGSSSTVSSSDPSSS